In Mycobacterium branderi, the DNA window CGGATCTTCTCGTACACGGCGATCGCGATGTGCCCGCCGTCGAAGGGCAGCAGCGGGACCAGGTTGATGGCGCCCAGCACGAAGTTCAGCTGAGCCAAAAAGAACCAGAACGCCACCCACAGCCCGTGGTCGACCGTGTCGCCGCCGATGATGCTGGCGCCGACGACGCTGATCGGGGTTTCGGGGTCGCGTTCTCCGCCGCTGATCGAATGCACCAGCGCGCCGACTTTGGTGGGAATCTTGGCCAGCGACTTGCCCAGCTCCACAGACAGGTCGCCGGTGAACGTGAACGTGGCGGGCACCGCCGTAAGCACGTTGTAGCGCGTCGGCCCGGACAGCGCACTGCTGCTGATGCCGATGGCGCCGACGGTGGATGCGGCGTCGGCGTGCTGGGATGTGAACCGCTTTGTCTGCGTGACGTTCACGGTCAAGTCGAGCCGGCGCCCGTCGCGCTCCACCACCACCGGCGTGGGCCCGCTGCGCGGCTGCACGGCGGCCTGCACGTCCGCGAAGCTGCGCACGTCCTTGCCGGCCACCTTGACGATCACGTCGCCGGGCTTGATCCCGGCGATGGCCGCCGGCCCCGGACCGGTGCACTGGCCGAGCTCACCCTTGCTGACTTCCGGTGCCACACAAGCGGTTCCGCCTACGACGGCGCGGGTGTCGGGGTGTAGGTTCGGCAGCCCCCAGACGACGGCGATGGCGTAGATCAGCACCAGGCCGATCAAAAAGTTCATCCCCGGCCCGGCCAGCAGCACCGCGGTGCGCTTCCAGGTCTTCTGCTTGTACATCGCACGGTCACGTTCGTCGGGCCGCAGTTCCTCGACGGCCGTCATCCCGGCGATGTCGCAGAACCCGCCGGCGGGCACAGCCTTCAGGCCGTATTCGGTTTCGCCGCGCCGCGTCGACCACAGCGTCGGGCCGAAGCCGACGAAGTAGCGGCGCACCTTCATCCCGGTGGCGCGCGCGACCCACATGTGGCCGCACTCGTGCAGCGCCACCGAGATCAGGATGGCGAGCGCAAATGCCACGATGCCGACAACGAACATCATCGAGTGGGTATGACCTCCTGTGTGACCGCGCGCCGCGCCACCTGACGGGCCCAGCGCTGCGCGTCGAGTACGTCTTCCACGGTAGCGGGTAAAACCGACCATTGGTCGGCGGCGCTCAGCACCTCGGCGATCGTGCGCACGATCGCGGGGAACTTGATCCGTCCCGCCAGGAACGCCGCGGCCGCTTCTTCGTTGGCGGCGTTGTAGACGGCGGTCATGCAGCCGCCGGTCCGACCGGCCTGCCGGGCAAGCTCGACGGCCGGAAACACCGCGGTGTCCAGCGGCTCGAACTCCCAGCTCGACGCGGTGGTGAAGTCGCAGGCGGCCGCGGCGCCGGGCACCCGGTCCGGCCAGCCCAAGGCCAGCGCGATCGGCAGTTTCATGTCCGGCGGGCTGGCCTGGGCGATCGTCGAGCCGTCGGTGAAAGTGACCATCGAGTGCACGATCGACTGCGGGTGCACGACGACGTCGATGCGCTCATAACCGACGCCGAACAGCAGGTGGGTCTCGATGAGCTCGAGGCCCTTATTGACCAGCGACGCCGAGTTCAGCGTGTTCATCGGGCCCATCGACCAGGTCGGGTGGGCGCCGGCCTGTTCGGGGGTGACGTGTTCGAGCTGGGCTGCCGACCAGCCGCGGAACGGGCCGCCGGAGGCGGTGAGCACGATCTTGGCGACCTCGTGCGGGGCGCCGCTGCGCAGGCATTGCGCCATTGCGGAGTGCTCGGAGTCGACGGGCACGATCTGGCCGGGTTTGGCCGCCCGCAGCACCAGCGGCCCGCCGGCGACCAGCGACTCCTTGTTGGCCAGCGCCAGCCGGGCGCCGGTCGCCAGCGCGGCGAGCGTCGGCCGCAGACCCAGCGCCCCCACCAGCGCGTTGAGCACGACGTCGGCCTCGGTGTTCTCGATCAGCCGGGTGACGGCGTCGGGGCCGCGGTAGGTGACCTCGTCAATGGCCGCGGCGTCGTCGGCGACGGCCACGTTCGTCACCCCGGTCTCGGCGCGCTGCCGGGCAAGCAGGTCGGGGTTGGCCCCGCCGGCGGCCAGCCCGACCAGCTCAAAGCGGTCCGGGTTGGCGGCGATGACTTCCAGTGCCTGGGTCCCGATCGAGCCGGTGCTGCCCAGCACCAGGACGCGCAGCCGGTCGGTTGTCACCAGTTCATTGTGCCGCGCCGCAGCTAGCTCCGGCGCTTAGCGCCAGACCGCACGGCGTGTGCCAGAATGTCGGGGCATCAGCTAACCCAATCTGGAGGTAATCGCCGTGGTCGGTACTGAGGTCGAGCGCCACACCGGGGTCGATGTTGCCGACGTGCCGTCCGCCGAATGGGGCTGGAGCAAGATCAACCACCGCACCTGGCGCATCGTCGGGCTGTGCATCGCCGGGTTCTTGCTGCTGATGCTGCGCGGCAACCATGTCGGCCACATCGAGAACTGGTTTTTGATCAGCTTCGCCGCGCTGACGCTGTTCGTCGTGGTGCGCGACTGGTGGGGCCGCCGCCGCGGCTGGATCAGGTAAGCGTCGCGACGGCCCGGTGGATGTCGACGTCCCCGGAGCCGGTTCGCACCTTCACGATCAACGTCTCGTCGCCGTCTTCGGGGCCGCCCGAGGGCTCCAAGCGGTTGGTGATGAGACCGGAGCCGGTCATGATGTCGAGGCGGGCGGCGCTGCCCTCCGGGATGCCGATTTCGACGGCGCCGCTGCTGGTATAGGCGGCGACGGCGCCGCCGACAGCGGCCGCGATGCGAACCGAACCGGATGCCGTTTGCGACTTCACCCGGCCGCGCAGCCGATCGATCGACAACGAGCCGCTGGCAGCCTGGAACTTCACCTCACCGTCGAGCTCGCCGATGTCGGCCCCACCCGAGGAGGTGGCGGCCTTGAGTCGGCCGGTAACCGTTTGTGCGACAAGGCTTCCGCTGGCTGACATAAAGTCGAAGTCCGCGAATTCGCCGTCGGCGCGCACGTCTGCGGACGCCACGGCGGCGCGGATCCGGGACTGCGACGGCAGTTCGACGACGATGTCGACCGCGCCCATCCGGTGCCCGAGGAAGCCGAATTTCGCCGGCGCGACGGTCAGCTGACCGTTGGCGTAGGACACCCGCGCCTGCTCGGCGGCGCGGACGTCGGCCTGGCGGTTCGGGTCGCGTGGGCGGACCTCGACGACGGTGTGGGTCCGGTCGGTGGCGATCAGGCTAATCGAGCCCGCACCCGCGTCGACGCGGGCGGAGATGGGCTCGGGAGTGGCGAACGTGGGCATGGGACCTCCTTTATCGGTTCTCAGCGCACCCAACCGGTGACGTGATGGCGGGTGTCGGTTCGTGGCGGCGGTTCGATACGCGCCGCAGCGGCGCGGACCAACCAGGCGTTCAGGGAGATGCCGTCGCGGCGGGCGGCCGCCTCGATCCCGGCCCGCAGCGATTCCGGCAGCCGCAGAGTCACCCGCCAGGTGCCACCCTCGTCGTCGACCACTGGCGGCTGGGCGGGCGGCTCGTCGAGCGGTGGGCTGACAACGAACTCCGGGTCGCGGCCACGCAGCCGAACTTCGACCGAACGCGGCGCCAGTTCCCGCGTGATCTCCTCGGCGCCACTTGACAGCACCTCCAAGAGCGCCAATCGGATCGCCGACTCGAGTGGGGCGCTGAGCCTGTCGGCCAGGGCCTGCGCCTCGGCGCCGCCGGCCGCGGCAGCGACGTTCAGCTCGTGACGCACCGCGTCGACATACGGCTGCAAGTCCATGCTGTCATGATGACATCATGTTGGTGTCACATCAAGTGTCGTGATGACGTCGTCGGTAGTGGGCGGTTGCGAGCGCGGCCGCTACCAGCAGAACCAACGCCAGCAGCCACGGCCAGGCGCCGTGCTGGTGCACCCATCCGGCCAGTGCTCCCTGGACCCGCCCGGCCGCGGCGATCACCGCGTCCTGCGGGTGCCCGTGCAGGCGAAACAACCGCACCTCATAGAGGCCGTAGTAGCCGACGTACAGCCCGACGATGACCAGCAGCGCGCCGCCGGCGCGGTTCACGAACGGCAGGATTCGCCGCAGGCGATCGGCCAGCGCCGAGCTTGCACACGCTGCGGCGACCGCCAGCACGCCGACAACCAACGTCAGCCCCGCGACGTAGGCCAGGTAGATCGACACGCTCCCCAAGATCGATCCGCCGCGAAGACCGGCGGCGGTGACCGCCAAGAACGGGCCGACGGTGCACGACAGCGATGCGATCGCATAGCCCAGGCCGTAGCCGTACATCGATCCCAGCCGAACCGTCGGAGCTCGTTGCGCGCCAAGCTTTTTCGGTACCAGTAAGGTCAGCTCTCGACCGACTAGCAGCCAAATGCCAAGGGCGACAAGCAGTCCGCCGATCAGCACCGTCAGGTACGGCATGTAGCGCTGCACCGCGGTCGCCGCCGACACGGTGAGCGCCCCGAACACTGCGAATACCGTCAGGAAGCCGAGCGCCATCCCGACGGTGGCCGCCACTGCGCGGCCGACCGACGTCAACCCTGGCGAGTCGCCGTCTTCTCCGCGGACCACCAGGACGAGATAGCCGGGCAGCATGGCGAATCCGCACGGGTTGAGCGCCGCGACCAATCCGGCGGCGAACGCCAAACCAACCAGTCCCTGGTCCACCGATTACTTGAGCGCCGCCACCCGGTCGGACAGCTCTTGCGCAGGCATAGCTGCCGTCGGGTTGTTCACGAATGTCGATGTGCCGTCGGCGCGGTAGAACACATACGCGGGCTGCCAGGGAACGTTGTAGCGCGCCCAGATGGACCCGTCGGCGTCATTGAGGTTGGTGAAGTTCAGGTTGTATTTGGAGACGAAGTTCTGCATCGCCCCGACATCCGAGTGCGCCGCCACGCCCACGAAAGTCACCCCGGGGTTGGCGGCCGCAACCTGGCTGACCCCCGGCGCCTCGGCGTTGCAGTACGGGCACCACGGCGTCCAGAACCACAGCACGGCCGGTTTGCCCTGCAGACTGGCGCCGTTGAACGGGGCTCCGCCCAGAGTGGTTGCGGTGAAATTCAGCCGGTCGTCGGCCGCAAGCGCACTCGGTGCAATGCTGGTCGCGACGGCGATGACAACCAGGGCAATAAGTTTCGTCAGGATGGAACAGTGAACCCTCATGGCAGGCCTCCGATTTCGTATTTGCCTTAACCACGTAAAGCTGACCGGGTTTAGTTCAAAATACGCCGGATTCACGTCGCGTGTTCGGCGGCCAGCTGGCCGCACGCGGCGGCGATCTCCCGGCCGCGCGTGTCACGAACCGTGCACGAGACGCCCTGGGCCCGCACGCGCCGGACGAATTCGCGCTCCGCGGGTTTCGGGCTGGCGTCCCAGTCGCTGCCCGGTGTGGGGTTGAGCGGGATGACGTTGACGTGGGCCAGCGTTCCGAGAGCGCGATGCAACAGGGTGCCCAGCCGCTCGGCCCGCCACGGCTGGTCGTTGACGTCGCGGATCAGCGCGTATTCGATCGACACCCGCCGGCCGGTGACGTCGGCGTAGTAGCGGGCGGCGTCCAGTGCTTCGGCGATCTTCCACCGGTTGTTGACCGGCACCAGCGTGTCGCGCAGCTCGTCGTCGGGTGCGTGCAGCGACAGCGCCAGCGTCACCCCGAGTCGCTCGTCGGCAAGCTTGCGGATGGCCGGGGCCAGGCCGACCGTCGACACCGTCACCGAGCGCGCCGAGATGCCGAAACCGCCCGTGATGCCGCGGACTGCGGCGACCACCCGGGCGTAGTTTGCCAGCGGCTCCCCCATGCCCATGAACACCACGTTCGACAACCGGTCACCGAACTCGTCACGCAACTCCACCGCGGCGGCCCGCACCTGTTCGAGGATCTCCGCGGTGGACAGGTTTCGGGTGAGACCGCCCTGGCCCGTCGCGCAGAACGGGCAGGCCATACCGCAGCCGGCCTGCGACGAAATGCACACGGTGTTGCGCTGCGGGTAGCGCATCAGTACCGACTCGAAGCTGGTTCCGGCAGGGTCGTTGACGGCTCGCCACAGCGTCTTGCGGGTCTGGCCGGAATCGCAGGTGATCTCGCTGGCCGGCGCCAGCAGGTTCGGGAACAGCGACTCGGCGATTCGGTCGCGAACCGCGGCGGGCAGGTCGGTCATCTGGCGCGGGTCGGCGATCAGCCGGCCGTAGTACTGGTGGGCGAGCTGTTTGGCGCGATACGCCGGCAGCCCAAGCTCGGCGACGGCGGCCGCGCGGCCGGCCTCGTCGAGGTCGGCCCAGTGACGCGGCGGCAGGGCCCGCCGCGGCGCCTCGAACACCAGCTTCATGGCACCATCGTCAACACGACCCAGGCGGCCACCGCCGACGGCAAGAACCCGTCGAAGCGGTCCATCACCCCGCCGTGGCCCGGCAGCGATCTGCCCATGTCCTTGATGCCCAGGTCGCGTTTGACCTGCGATTCCACCAAGTCGCCCAGGGTGGCCGTGGCGACCAGCGTCAGACCCAGCAGAACGCCGATCCAGGGTGGCTTGCCGGCCAGATACGTCACGCTCAGCGTCGTCGCGGCGGTCCCCAGGATCAGCGAACCGACCAGGCCCTCCCAGGACTTCTTCGGGCTGATCGCCGGGACCATCGGATGTTTGCCGAACAACACCCCAGCGGCGTACCCGCCGACGTCGGAGGCCACCACCCCGACCGCCAAGGAGAACACCCGGCCCGGCCCGTCGTGCGGATAGACCAGCAATGCGGCAAACGACGCGAACAGCGGAACCCAGGCGGCCAGGAACACCGTCGCCGACACGTCGCGCAGGTAATTCGCCGGTGAGGCATCGGGAATCGGCGCCGCCCGGCGACCGTGGCGGCTCAGCAACCGCCAGACCATGCAGATCACCACGGTGGCGCCGAAGCCGGCCAGCGCGCCGCGCGTTCCGAACGGCCAGGTGAGCCACACGGTTGCCTGGCCGCCGAGCACCAGCGGGATCACCGGAATCACATAGCCGGCGCCGCGCAGCCGCCGGCCCACCTCGAGCGTGGCCAGCAGTACGCCCACGGCAAGGATGCCGACGAACGCATGCGGGGCGAACAGCAAGCTGGCGATGACGGCCCCGCCCAGTACGGCGCCGACGGTGATCGCGACGGGCAGGTTGCGTCCCGCCCGTGACTTCTGCACCGACCCCTCCGCCGGGGTGCCTGTGCCGGTATCAGTGTCTGCCACGGACATCGTTGCTGCGCGGCCGCTAGACCTCCAGCAGCTCGCCTTCCTTGTGCTTGACCAGCTCGTCGATCTGGGCGACGTACTGGTGCGTGGTCTTGTCCAGGTCCTTCTCCGCCCGGCCGACCTCGTCCTCGCCGGCCTCCCCGTCCTTGCGGATGCGGTGCAGCTCTTCCATCGCCTTGCGGCGGATGTTGCGCACCGAAACCCTGGCTTCCTCGCCCTTGTGCTTGGCCTGCTTGACCAGCTCGCGACGACGCTCTTCGGTCAGCTGAGGCACCGCCACCCGGATCAGGGTTCCGTCGTTGGTGGGGTTGACGCCCAGATCGGAGTTGCGGATCGCGGTCTCGATGGCGTGCAGCTGGTTGGCCTCGTACGGCTTGATGACGACCAGCCGCGCTTCGGGGACGTTGATGCTGGCCAGCTGGGTGATCGGGGTGGCGGCGCCGTAGTAGTCGATGACGATCTTGGAGAACATTCCCGGATTGGCCCGGCCGGTCCGGATGGTCGACAGATCATCGCGGGCCACCGACACCGCCTTTTCCATCTTCTCTTCGGCGTCGAAGAGAGTTTCGTCAATCATGTTGCGCCGCTCCTCCTCATCGCTGGGCGCTCTGCATCGTCGTCGGCGCGCATGCGCCGTTCCTCCTAGGTGGTGACCAGCGTCCCAATTTTCTCACCCGCAACCGCGCGGGCGATATTGCCGTCGGTCAGCAGGTTGAACACCAGGATCGGCATGCCATTGTCCATACACAGGCTGAACGCGGTGGCGTCGGCCACCCGAAGCCCGCGGTCGATGACTTCGCGGTGGCTGATCGCGGTGAGCAGCTCGGCTTCGGGGTTGACCCGCGGGTCGTCGGCGAACACCCCGTCGACCGCCTTGGCCATCAAGACCACCTCGGCGCCGATCTCCAGGGCCCGCTGCGCGGCGGTGGTGTCGGTGGAGAAGTACGGCAGTCCCATGCCGGCGCCGAAGATCACCACCCGGCCCTTCTCCAGGTGCCGACGGGCGCGCAGCGGAATGTAGGGCTCGGCTACTTGACCCATGGTGATCGCGGTCTGGACCCGGGTGGCTATGCCTTCCTTTTCCAGAAAGTCTTGCAGCGCAAGGCTGTTCATGACTGTCCCGAGCATGCCCATGTAGTCCGAGCGGCTACGCTCCATGCCGCGCTGCTGCAATTGCGCGCCGCGGAAGAAGTTGCCGCCGCCGATCACCACAGCCACCTGAACGCCGTCGCGGACCACCTCGGCGATCTGGCGGGCCACCTGGGCCACCACGTCGGGATCCAGGCCGACCTGGCCGCCGCCGAACATTTCGCCGCCGAGCTTGAGCAGTACCCGGGAATATTTGGGCCGGCGTGGCGGCTCTGCGCCGGGATAGCCGTTGTCCGGTGGAAATGCCTCGACGCCGTTGGTGCTCGTCGGCTCCTGCTCCGTCATCAGACTCCTCGCATGCGGGAGCGCCTTGCGGCCACCCCCAGGACAGCACCTTCTATCCTGCCTCATGGCAAGTCGCGGCGTTCGAGGTGGACCAGATTTTGCGGCGTGCCCGCCCTACGACGACGCGGTCAGGCCACGCGTGGCCGGCCCCTCCAGCAGTGTGCCGTCCGGCGCGAACCGCGATCCGTGCAGCGGGCATTCCCACGACTTGTCGGCGTCGTTCCAGTTGACGATGCCGCCCAAATGCGGACATACCGGCGAAACCCGGTGCGCCACACCGTCAATCGTGCACTGCGCTTCCATATGCCACGGCAATCCCTTGACCACGCCGCCGTCGGTCGACGCCTCGCGGCCTAACCGCGTCGCCGGCACCACCCATCCCTTGGCCATGTGCAAAGCGACCTCGAGATTCGCGCGCACGGCGCTCGTGACGCCGGCGATTTCATGCGGGCTCCACGCCGCGAACGCCTTCGACCAATCCATCCGCCCGCCCAGGATCCGGCCGCTGAGCACAAGCGCGGCCGCCACCCCGGCGGCGAGCCCCCACTTGTTGAAACCCGTTGCTATGAAAACCTTTTCGTCGCCTGGCAAGATCGACCCGACGTACGGCAGATGATCGACGGGCGTGTAGTCCTGCGCCGACCATTGGTGGGTCTGCGTGGCGCCGGGATAGTGTTCACGCGCCCACGACGACAACTCTTCCAGTTCAGCGGTGGGACTCTTGCGGCCCACGACATGGCTGGCACCGGCGACAATGAGCCGCTCGCCGTCGCCGGCCGGGGCGTATCGCACCGACCTGGTCGGCGCGCCGGCGGAGATGAACATCGGCCGGGTGATGGCCCCGGGAACCTCGAACGCCAAGCAGTAGGACCTGTTGGGCTTCAGCCGGGCGAAGTATCCGCCGCGGTCCAGAATCGGCATGCCGGTAGCGAGCACGCATTGCGCCGCGTCCACGTCGACCTTGGCGTCCCCCGTCCGCGCGGTCAGTCGCACGCGGCCCTTACGGTGCGAGAGCCCCTGCACCCGCACACCCTCGACCAGTCGGCCGCCGCGGGTAGTGAGCTCATCAATGAGACTGTCCAGCAAGGGCATTGGGTCAAATTGCGCCTGGTTGGCCAGCCGGACGCCGCCGTGGTAGGGAAAAGGTACCTCGGCGTCGTCGTCCCATTCGGCGTCAAGCCCCGCCAACCGGCACGCAGCCAGTTCCGCACGCGCCGCCTCCACCTCGCCCGCGGATTGCGCATAGGTGTAGGCATCCTCCCGTTGAACCGCAACGCCGTTCGCCTCGCAGTAGTGCAGCAGCCAATCCTGGCCTTCCCGATTGCCCTGCACGTAGTCCCGCGCGACATCAGCGCCATGGTGGGACACGATCTTCGAGAGCACGGTGCCCTGTAGCAGGCTGATCTTCCCGGTGGTGTTGCCGGTGGTGACCGCCCCCGGGCTGCGGGCCTCCAACACCAGCACGTCCTTACCCGCGCGGGCCAGCAGCACGGCGGTGGTCAGCCCCGTGATGCCGGCACCCACGACCACCACGTCGGCGAACGGTTGTCCCAGGTTGGTTTTCGCGTTCTGCCGGCTTCGCTCGGCCAGCCACAGCGACATCGTCATCGCCTCCACATACCCGGCCCGGCGTGGGCGAAACAATCGGAGGTTTGAGCGCGCAGTGCGGCGGGAATCCGCCGAGACGCGGCGAGAAGAGCGCGGAGATAACGAAGTCTTTGCGCCGCGCCGACAACCGGTCGAGACGATGGCCGGTCCACGAGCAAGAGAGCCGATGAGGAGGAATCCATGGCGGAGGAAAACAAGAGCGGACCCGCGGAAGGCGTAAAGGGCGTCGTCGAGGACGTCAAGGGCAAGGCCAAGGAAGCCGCCGGCAACGTGCTGGGCCAAGACGAGATGGTCCGTGAGGGCAAGGCGCAGCAGGACAAGGCGCAAGCCCAGCGCGACGCGGCGAAGAAGGAAGCCGAGGCCGACGCCGCCCGCGGCAGCGCCGCTGCCTCGGAGAAGCGCGAGCAGTCTCACCAGCAGTAGCTGGATACAAGGACGGGCCCGGTCTGCAGTGGCGGACCGGGCCTGTCGCATGTCTAATTACCCGGACGTAAATTCCGGTATATCGGAATAATCCTGTGCTGATCGGGGTAACCTGTGCTTGCTTACCAGGGGAGATACGGGTGGATGTCCTGCTGCTTACCGACGAAGCCGATTTCGCATCGGCGTTGCCGACGCTGGAGTTGTTCGCGGAGAAGGTCCGTCAGGCTCCCCTGAGCGACAGCACTGCGGGCCGGCACGAGCGCGCCGACATCGCGATCATCGATGCCCGGGCCAACCTGCCCGCGGCCCGCAAGGCATGCCAGCGGCTGACGGCCACGGCGCCCGCGGTCGCCGTGGTGGCCGTCGTGGATGCCGCCGACTTCGTAGCGGTCGACCTCGACTGGCATTTCGACGACGTGCTGTTGGCCAATGCCAGCGCCGCGGAGCTGTCGGCGCGGTTGCGGTTGGCGATCGCGCGTCGGCGCAGCACGCTGGAAGGCATCTGGGAGTTCGGCGACCTGGTGCTGCACCCGGCGAGCTACACCGCGATGCTGTCGGGCCGTCATCTCGACCTCACGCTCACCGAGTTCAAATTGCTCAATTACCTTGTGCAGCATGCCGGTCAGGCGTTCACCCGCACCCGGCTGATGCACGAAGTGTGGGGTTACGACTGCGATCACCGGGCC includes these proteins:
- a CDS encoding M50 family metallopeptidase produces the protein MMFVVGIVAFALAILISVALHECGHMWVARATGMKVRRYFVGFGPTLWSTRRGETEYGLKAVPAGGFCDIAGMTAVEELRPDERDRAMYKQKTWKRTAVLLAGPGMNFLIGLVLIYAIAVVWGLPNLHPDTRAVVGGTACVAPEVSKGELGQCTGPGPAAIAGIKPGDVIVKVAGKDVRSFADVQAAVQPRSGPTPVVVERDGRRLDLTVNVTQTKRFTSQHADAASTVGAIGISSSALSGPTRYNVLTAVPATFTFTGDLSVELGKSLAKIPTKVGALVHSISGGERDPETPISVVGASIIGGDTVDHGLWVAFWFFLAQLNFVLGAINLVPLLPFDGGHIAIAVYEKIRNMIRSARGMVAAAPVNYLKLMPATYVILVVVVGYMLLTVTADLVNPIRLFQ
- the dxr gene encoding 1-deoxy-D-xylulose-5-phosphate reductoisomerase is translated as MVTTDRLRVLVLGSTGSIGTQALEVIAANPDRFELVGLAAGGANPDLLARQRAETGVTNVAVADDAAAIDEVTYRGPDAVTRLIENTEADVVLNALVGALGLRPTLAALATGARLALANKESLVAGGPLVLRAAKPGQIVPVDSEHSAMAQCLRSGAPHEVAKIVLTASGGPFRGWSAAQLEHVTPEQAGAHPTWSMGPMNTLNSASLVNKGLELIETHLLFGVGYERIDVVVHPQSIVHSMVTFTDGSTIAQASPPDMKLPIALALGWPDRVPGAAAACDFTTASSWEFEPLDTAVFPAVELARQAGRTGGCMTAVYNAANEEAAAAFLAGRIKFPAIVRTIAEVLSAADQWSVLPATVEDVLDAQRWARQVARRAVTQEVIPTR
- a CDS encoding DUF2631 domain-containing protein, which produces MVGTEVERHTGVDVADVPSAEWGWSKINHRTWRIVGLCIAGFLLLMLRGNHVGHIENWFLISFAALTLFVVVRDWWGRRRGWIR
- a CDS encoding DUF4097 family beta strand repeat-containing protein, whose translation is MPTFATPEPISARVDAGAGSISLIATDRTHTVVEVRPRDPNRQADVRAAEQARVSYANGQLTVAPAKFGFLGHRMGAVDIVVELPSQSRIRAAVASADVRADGEFADFDFMSASGSLVAQTVTGRLKAATSSGGADIGELDGEVKFQAASGSLSIDRLRGRVKSQTASGSVRIAAAVGGAVAAYTSSGAVEIGIPEGSAARLDIMTGSGLITNRLEPSGGPEDGDETLIVKVRTGSGDVDIHRAVATLT
- a CDS encoding toxin-antitoxin system HicB family antitoxin, which gives rise to MDLQPYVDAVRHELNVAAAAGGAEAQALADRLSAPLESAIRLALLEVLSSGAEEITRELAPRSVEVRLRGRDPEFVVSPPLDEPPAQPPVVDDEGGTWRVTLRLPESLRAGIEAAARRDGISLNAWLVRAAAARIEPPPRTDTRHHVTGWVR
- a CDS encoding cytochrome c biogenesis CcdA family protein, with translation MDQGLVGLAFAAGLVAALNPCGFAMLPGYLVLVVRGEDGDSPGLTSVGRAVAATVGMALGFLTVFAVFGALTVSAATAVQRYMPYLTVLIGGLLVALGIWLLVGRELTLLVPKKLGAQRAPTVRLGSMYGYGLGYAIASLSCTVGPFLAVTAAGLRGGSILGSVSIYLAYVAGLTLVVGVLAVAAACASSALADRLRRILPFVNRAGGALLVIVGLYVGYYGLYEVRLFRLHGHPQDAVIAAAGRVQGALAGWVHQHGAWPWLLALVLLVAAALATAHYRRRHHDT
- a CDS encoding protein disulfide oxidoreductase, which encodes MRVHCSILTKLIALVVIAVATSIAPSALAADDRLNFTATTLGGAPFNGASLQGKPAVLWFWTPWCPYCNAEAPGVSQVAAANPGVTFVGVAAHSDVGAMQNFVSKYNLNFTNLNDADGSIWARYNVPWQPAYVFYRADGTSTFVNNPTAAMPAQELSDRVAALK
- the rlmN gene encoding 23S rRNA (adenine(2503)-C(2))-methyltransferase RlmN → MKLVFEAPRRALPPRHWADLDEAGRAAAVAELGLPAYRAKQLAHQYYGRLIADPRQMTDLPAAVRDRIAESLFPNLLAPASEITCDSGQTRKTLWRAVNDPAGTSFESVLMRYPQRNTVCISSQAGCGMACPFCATGQGGLTRNLSTAEILEQVRAAAVELRDEFGDRLSNVVFMGMGEPLANYARVVAAVRGITGGFGISARSVTVSTVGLAPAIRKLADERLGVTLALSLHAPDDELRDTLVPVNNRWKIAEALDAARYYADVTGRRVSIEYALIRDVNDQPWRAERLGTLLHRALGTLAHVNVIPLNPTPGSDWDASPKPAEREFVRRVRAQGVSCTVRDTRGREIAAACGQLAAEHAT
- a CDS encoding phosphatidate cytidylyltransferase → MADTDTGTGTPAEGSVQKSRAGRNLPVAITVGAVLGGAVIASLLFAPHAFVGILAVGVLLATLEVGRRLRGAGYVIPVIPLVLGGQATVWLTWPFGTRGALAGFGATVVICMVWRLLSRHGRRAAPIPDASPANYLRDVSATVFLAAWVPLFASFAALLVYPHDGPGRVFSLAVGVVASDVGGYAAGVLFGKHPMVPAISPKKSWEGLVGSLILGTAATTLSVTYLAGKPPWIGVLLGLTLVATATLGDLVESQVKRDLGIKDMGRSLPGHGGVMDRFDGFLPSAVAAWVVLTMVP
- the frr gene encoding ribosome recycling factor translates to MIDETLFDAEEKMEKAVSVARDDLSTIRTGRANPGMFSKIVIDYYGAATPITQLASINVPEARLVVIKPYEANQLHAIETAIRNSDLGVNPTNDGTLIRVAVPQLTEERRRELVKQAKHKGEEARVSVRNIRRKAMEELHRIRKDGEAGEDEVGRAEKDLDKTTHQYVAQIDELVKHKEGELLEV
- the pyrH gene encoding UMP kinase gives rise to the protein MTEQEPTSTNGVEAFPPDNGYPGAEPPRRPKYSRVLLKLGGEMFGGGQVGLDPDVVAQVARQIAEVVRDGVQVAVVIGGGNFFRGAQLQQRGMERSRSDYMGMLGTVMNSLALQDFLEKEGIATRVQTAITMGQVAEPYIPLRARRHLEKGRVVIFGAGMGLPYFSTDTTAAQRALEIGAEVVLMAKAVDGVFADDPRVNPEAELLTAISHREVIDRGLRVADATAFSLCMDNGMPILVFNLLTDGNIARAVAGEKIGTLVTT
- a CDS encoding FAD-dependent oxidoreductase; amino-acid sequence: MSLWLAERSRQNAKTNLGQPFADVVVVGAGITGLTTAVLLARAGKDVLVLEARSPGAVTTGNTTGKISLLQGTVLSKIVSHHGADVARDYVQGNREGQDWLLHYCEANGVAVQREDAYTYAQSAGEVEAARAELAACRLAGLDAEWDDDAEVPFPYHGGVRLANQAQFDPMPLLDSLIDELTTRGGRLVEGVRVQGLSHRKGRVRLTARTGDAKVDVDAAQCVLATGMPILDRGGYFARLKPNRSYCLAFEVPGAITRPMFISAGAPTRSVRYAPAGDGERLIVAGASHVVGRKSPTAELEELSSWAREHYPGATQTHQWSAQDYTPVDHLPYVGSILPGDEKVFIATGFNKWGLAAGVAAALVLSGRILGGRMDWSKAFAAWSPHEIAGVTSAVRANLEVALHMAKGWVVPATRLGREASTDGGVVKGLPWHMEAQCTIDGVAHRVSPVCPHLGGIVNWNDADKSWECPLHGSRFAPDGTLLEGPATRGLTASS
- the mbp1 gene encoding microaggregate-binding protein 1; the encoded protein is MAEENKSGPAEGVKGVVEDVKGKAKEAAGNVLGQDEMVREGKAQQDKAQAQRDAAKKEAEADAARGSAAASEKREQSHQQ
- a CDS encoding winged helix-turn-helix domain-containing protein; translation: MRVDVLLLTDEADFASALPTLELFAEKVRQAPLSDSTAGRHERADIAIIDARANLPAARKACQRLTATAPAVAVVAVVDAADFVAVDLDWHFDDVLLANASAAELSARLRLAIARRRSTLEGIWEFGDLVLHPASYTAMLSGRHLDLTLTEFKLLNYLVQHAGQAFTRTRLMHEVWGYDCDHRARTVDVHVQRLRAKLGPEHESIIDTVRGVGYMAVTPPQPRWIVSERAVSPVRAS